The following proteins are co-located in the candidate division KSB1 bacterium genome:
- a CDS encoding BrnT family toxin, with the protein MKYIDWNDEKNEELKKERGVSFEIVASLIESQNVLDVINHPNHKKYPNQRIFIVEIDDYVYLVPFVEEEDKIFLKTIIPNRKATNKFIR; encoded by the coding sequence ATGAAATACATTGATTGGAATGATGAAAAAAATGAAGAACTTAAAAAGGAAAGAGGGGTATCTTTCGAGATTGTAGCGAGTTTAATTGAAAGTCAAAATGTCTTGGATGTAATTAATCATCCCAATCATAAGAAATATCCGAATCAAAGAATATTTATTGTCGAGATTGACGATTATGTTTATTTAGTTCCGTTTGTGGAAGAAGAAGATAAAATTTTTCTAAAAACAATAATCCCAAATCGTAAAGCAACAAATAAATTCATAAGGTAA
- a CDS encoding antitoxin yields the protein MPKFDEYEKEIIKSYENDEWQSVEDLETEKVKYAKYARNTFTKSKRINIRISERDLIGLKIKSLEEGIPYQTLVSSILHKYISGRLVDR from the coding sequence ATGCCAAAATTTGATGAGTATGAAAAAGAAATAATTAAGTCATATGAAAATGACGAATGGCAATCTGTAGAAGATCTGGAAACGGAAAAAGTAAAGTATGCGAAATATGCCAGAAATACATTTACTAAGAGTAAAAGAATTAATATTCGGATATCCGAACGAGATTTAATAGGACTAAAAATAAAATCGTTGGAAGAAGGGATTCCCTATCAAACTCTTGTATCAAGTATACTTCATAAATACATATCTGGCCGCCTTGTAGATCGGTAA
- a CDS encoding CopG family transcriptional regulator encodes MSSAKVAITIDNQLLKKLDLLVKEKVYPNRSNIIQEAVKEKLLRIDKSRLAKECAKLDPQLEQSMADEGLNQELESWPEY; translated from the coding sequence ATGTCATCTGCAAAAGTAGCAATTACAATTGATAATCAACTTCTTAAAAAGCTTGATCTCCTTGTAAAGGAAAAAGTTTACCCCAATAGAAGTAACATTATTCAAGAAGCAGTAAAAGAAAAGTTACTCCGCATAGATAAAAGTCGGTTAGCCAAAGAATGTGCAAAACTTGATCCTCAATTGGAGCAGTCAATGGCTGATGAGGGTTTAAACCAAGAGCTTGAATCATGGCCAGAATATTAA
- a CDS encoding type II toxin-antitoxin system PemK/MazF family toxin codes for MARILRGEVYWADLHSTRGHEQAGFRPVLIISNNIFNEKSGTVIALALTSQPQKAGFPLTFELSGSKLPKRSWVKISQIRTLSTLRIKNKLATVPPEELEDIIEGFNEIISS; via the coding sequence ATGGCCAGAATATTAAGAGGTGAGGTCTATTGGGCAGACTTACATTCAACGCGTGGGCATGAGCAAGCAGGTTTTAGACCCGTTCTAATAATTAGCAACAATATTTTTAATGAGAAATCCGGAACTGTAATTGCATTAGCTTTGACCAGTCAACCACAAAAAGCGGGATTCCCACTAACATTCGAATTATCAGGGTCAAAATTACCCAAACGGTCCTGGGTGAAAATAAGCCAAATAAGAACCTTATCAACTTTAAGAATCAAAAATAAGTTAGCTACTGTACCACCGGAAGAATTGGAAGACATTATTGAAGGATTTAATGAAATTATTAGCAGTTAA
- a CDS encoding ABC transporter permease encodes MKKNLLYYWRINLAVLLGAAVATAVLTGALLVGDSVKGSLRDLILDRLGNVDHALVADRYFREKLATDLQKMSGFENDFDGIAPGILITGTAISANTKARASNINILGMDNRFSSLYFGKKVDEKNSELSFLKKQPDKVFESIVINQALQSELGIEVGDQILLHFEKQSDIHRESLFGNTESSEILQSVRLVLTAILPDNGIGRFGIRVNQNLTLNAYVSLSVLQNALEQNQKVNAIFVSDNSSKNTHEEQTPQLQTYLKNGITLEDLGLQLKIREDHFALQSNEFILSTAISSNAKMIAEELDIQSLPIFTYMANTITANGKSIPYSTITALNPPNEIPFFQQNLPLEQDDILLNEWAANDLAANVGDEVDIAYYSVGLSGELSTEHAVFKLKGILPITGLAADADLAPEFPGIHDSDNMADWNPPFPIDLKLVRPKDEKYWDDFKATPKAFVSEEVGQKLWRSRFGNLTSIRFGAMKGSDIQSTQAKFEEIFLRGFSPERAGLLFQPVKQQGLQASSGSTDFGMLFIGFSIFLIVSSALLVGLLFRLGIEQRSSEIGILLSVGYNNKQIRTLFFKEVLLIGGVGCLLGLIGAILYSELVMTGLRTWWVGAIGSPFLFLHITPSSLIIGYFIAFLVVLFATWRTIRQLGKIPTPSLLAGSKQYELKHSGRFMKISAVGSLILALLLVVTAIVMRLESSAIMFMSSGSLMLISGLCFLSIKFRALRKQVNVKKFVDLQYMSARNSSRFPGRSMICVALVACASFMIVAVGANRRDFSSDVLKKNSGAGGFALVAESDVGLHENLNSENGRFELGFNDDDSEQLSGATAISFRLMPGEDVSCLNLYKPQKPRILGVTDEQIQRGGFSFQSVAEPIDNPWQLLEQEIEPGVIPAIADYNSAMWILKVGLGNDLAIQDEFGEEVKLRFVGLLRKSIFQSEVLISESNFVKLFPSKSGYSYFLIQTALEQQGEIATLLESNLSNFGFDVTSTAEKLNSYQVVENTYLAVFQTLGGLGLLLGTLGLGIVLFRNALERKGELATMRAFGFRKSKLSLILLFENGFLILAGIGIGTVAAIIAVLPHILADFKQVPWLPLVITLAVVFLCGLAASGLAVISVLRFPLLPALKAEH; translated from the coding sequence ATGAAAAAAAACCTACTCTACTATTGGCGTATTAACCTGGCTGTCTTACTCGGCGCCGCAGTAGCGACCGCTGTGCTTACCGGCGCTCTTTTAGTTGGGGATTCGGTAAAAGGGAGCCTGCGTGATTTAATTCTGGATCGACTGGGAAATGTGGACCATGCATTAGTAGCGGATCGATACTTTCGTGAGAAATTGGCAACCGACCTACAAAAAATGAGTGGGTTCGAGAATGATTTTGATGGCATTGCCCCGGGGATTTTAATAACAGGTACAGCAATCAGCGCGAACACAAAAGCGCGCGCGTCAAATATCAATATTCTCGGAATGGATAACCGGTTCTCCTCACTTTACTTTGGCAAAAAGGTAGATGAAAAAAATAGCGAGCTCTCATTCCTCAAAAAACAGCCTGACAAGGTTTTTGAATCCATAGTCATTAACCAGGCATTGCAGAGTGAATTGGGAATCGAAGTAGGGGATCAAATATTGCTTCATTTTGAAAAGCAAAGCGATATTCACCGGGAGTCGCTTTTTGGTAATACTGAATCGTCTGAAATACTTCAATCTGTCCGCCTTGTTTTGACCGCAATTCTGCCTGATAACGGAATTGGCCGATTTGGAATTCGGGTCAATCAAAATCTGACCCTGAATGCTTATGTTTCTTTATCTGTACTGCAAAATGCACTTGAGCAAAATCAAAAAGTAAATGCAATTTTTGTTTCTGACAATTCATCGAAAAATACGCATGAAGAACAAACACCTCAGTTGCAAACATATCTTAAAAATGGCATCACTTTAGAGGATTTAGGTCTACAATTAAAGATTCGTGAAGATCATTTTGCACTGCAAAGCAACGAGTTTATCTTGAGTACGGCAATATCAAGCAATGCAAAAATGATAGCAGAAGAATTGGACATCCAATCATTGCCAATATTTACTTACATGGCAAACACAATTACAGCCAATGGTAAATCGATACCGTATTCTACGATTACTGCTCTGAATCCTCCCAACGAAATCCCGTTTTTTCAACAAAACCTCCCATTAGAACAAGATGATATTTTACTCAATGAATGGGCCGCAAATGATCTGGCAGCGAATGTAGGAGATGAAGTTGATATAGCCTATTATTCAGTTGGATTGAGTGGAGAGCTATCCACAGAACATGCGGTTTTTAAGTTGAAAGGAATCCTTCCAATAACAGGACTTGCAGCCGATGCGGATTTAGCCCCGGAATTTCCCGGAATTCATGATTCAGATAATATGGCTGACTGGAATCCTCCATTCCCAATCGATTTAAAGCTGGTGCGACCGAAAGATGAGAAATACTGGGATGATTTCAAAGCAACACCCAAAGCCTTTGTTTCAGAGGAAGTCGGTCAAAAATTGTGGCGCAGTCGTTTCGGTAATTTAACTTCGATCCGATTCGGAGCTATGAAGGGCAGTGATATTCAGTCAACCCAAGCAAAATTCGAAGAAATATTTCTCCGTGGATTCTCTCCTGAAAGAGCCGGATTATTGTTTCAGCCAGTGAAACAGCAAGGCTTGCAAGCCTCGTCCGGTTCTACTGATTTTGGCATGCTTTTTATTGGATTCAGTATATTTCTCATCGTGTCGTCCGCACTTTTGGTTGGACTCCTCTTTCGATTAGGGATCGAGCAAAGATCAAGTGAGATCGGTATATTGCTGTCAGTCGGTTATAACAATAAACAAATTCGGACACTGTTCTTTAAAGAGGTGCTCCTCATTGGCGGTGTCGGATGCCTCCTTGGTTTGATCGGTGCTATTCTGTATTCTGAATTGGTGATGACAGGATTAAGAACCTGGTGGGTTGGCGCCATTGGATCGCCTTTCCTTTTCTTGCATATAACACCTTCGAGTTTAATCATTGGCTACTTCATTGCGTTTTTGGTGGTTTTGTTCGCAACCTGGCGAACCATCCGACAATTAGGAAAAATCCCGACGCCATCTCTACTCGCAGGCAGTAAGCAATATGAACTTAAACATTCCGGCCGTTTTATGAAAATAAGTGCTGTGGGCAGCCTCATTCTAGCCTTACTTTTGGTTGTTACAGCGATCGTTATGAGGTTGGAATCATCGGCAATTATGTTCATGTCCAGCGGATCTTTGATGTTGATTTCAGGGCTTTGTTTTTTGTCGATAAAATTTCGAGCGTTGAGAAAACAGGTGAATGTTAAAAAATTTGTAGATCTGCAATATATGTCCGCCCGAAACTCATCGCGATTTCCGGGAAGGAGTATGATTTGTGTTGCGCTGGTTGCTTGTGCCAGCTTTATGATAGTTGCAGTCGGCGCCAATCGTCGTGATTTCAGTAGTGATGTTTTAAAGAAAAATTCGGGGGCTGGTGGATTTGCGCTGGTTGCGGAATCCGATGTCGGGTTACATGAGAACTTGAATTCAGAAAACGGTAGATTTGAACTCGGTTTTAATGATGACGATTCAGAACAATTGTCCGGCGCCACAGCCATTTCATTCCGATTGATGCCTGGAGAAGATGTCAGTTGCTTGAACCTGTATAAACCTCAAAAACCGAGAATTTTGGGTGTGACGGACGAACAAATCCAGAGAGGTGGATTTTCATTTCAGTCGGTTGCAGAACCTATTGATAATCCCTGGCAACTGCTTGAACAAGAAATCGAACCGGGAGTCATTCCTGCTATCGCTGATTACAATTCGGCAATGTGGATTTTGAAAGTGGGGCTTGGCAATGATTTAGCCATTCAAGATGAATTCGGAGAAGAGGTAAAACTGCGATTTGTGGGATTGCTGCGAAAAAGTATTTTCCAGAGTGAAGTCCTTATTTCCGAATCAAATTTTGTTAAACTTTTCCCCAGTAAAAGCGGCTATTCTTATTTCTTAATTCAAACTGCATTAGAACAGCAGGGTGAGATCGCGACGCTCCTTGAGAGCAATCTAAGCAATTTTGGGTTCGATGTAACTTCGACTGCTGAGAAATTAAACAGTTACCAGGTCGTGGAAAATACCTATCTTGCGGTTTTTCAAACGCTTGGCGGATTAGGCTTGCTCTTGGGAACTCTTGGATTGGGAATTGTCCTTTTTCGCAATGCATTAGAAAGAAAAGGCGAGTTAGCTACCATGAGAGCGTTTGGGTTTCGCAAATCCAAATTATCTTTAATTTTATTATTCGAAAATGGTTTTTTGATTTTAGCAGGAATAGGGATCGGAACTGTTGCCGCCATCATTGCTGTTTTACCTCATATTTTAGCTGACTTCAAGCAGGTTCCGTGGCTGCCACTTGTCATTACTTTAGCGGTGGTTTTTCTTTGTGGATTAGCGGCAAGCGGTTTGGCGGTAATTTCCGTTCTCAGGTTTCCATTGCTGCCTGCTTTAAAAGCCGAACATTAA
- a CDS encoding DUF2442 domain-containing protein: MKKYHKIEWVQFMNEKLKIRIDGDEHEFELSVISKKLTNASHTERAKYQISPSGYGIHWPLIDEDLSIDGLLGIKHTSSNIKKTVQI, from the coding sequence ATGAAAAAATATCATAAAATAGAATGGGTTCAGTTTATGAATGAAAAGCTAAAAATCAGAATAGACGGGGATGAGCATGAATTTGAACTCTCAGTGATCTCAAAGAAATTAACAAATGCTTCACATACTGAAAGAGCAAAATACCAAATTTCTCCATCGGGATATGGAATTCATTGGCCATTAATTGACGAAGATCTATCGATTGATGGATTACTCGGTATTAAGCATACTTCATCAAATATTAAAAAAACTGTTCAAATTTGA
- the queF gene encoding NADPH-dependent 7-cyano-7-deazaguanine reductase QueF, whose protein sequence is MTDKHPNKNQLTKLGGKSEPGKNLEAFPNQNPERYYLVTLETDEFTCLCPVTGQPDFATIRVEYIPDQLIVESKSFRLYIWSYRNEGVFHEHVTNTILDDLVKTLDPHWCKVTGIFNIRGGVDIIVNAQHIKTKEALESIEYL, encoded by the coding sequence ATGACAGACAAACACCCTAACAAGAATCAATTAACAAAACTTGGCGGCAAATCGGAACCCGGCAAGAATTTGGAAGCATTTCCCAATCAAAATCCGGAGCGTTACTATTTGGTTACGTTGGAAACGGATGAATTTACTTGCCTTTGTCCTGTTACCGGCCAGCCTGATTTTGCCACAATACGAGTGGAATACATCCCGGATCAATTGATTGTAGAGTCGAAATCGTTTAGGCTGTATATTTGGTCTTACCGCAATGAAGGTGTTTTTCATGAACATGTAACCAATACTATTTTGGACGATCTTGTCAAGACGTTGGATCCGCACTGGTGTAAAGTTACAGGAATTTTTAATATTCGCGGCGGTGTTGATATCATTGTGAACGCTCAACATATCAAAACAAAAGAAGCGTTGGAGTCGATCGAATACTTGTGA
- a CDS encoding 2-oxoglutarate dehydrogenase E1 component, with protein MDKFSYINNAHPEYIEGLYKDYKNNPASVDESWQKFFEGFEFASATESKIAEAPESVKKEIKVLRLIQDYRSRGHFFTKTNPVRDRRQYYPTLDPQNFGLEESDLDTVFEAGTEIGIGPAKLGDIILHLEQTYCTSIGVEYRFIRIPEKQKWLQTRMESTKNTPNFSIEDKKHILRKLTHAVLFENFLHTKYLGQKRFALSGGESLIPGLNAIFEKGCELGVQEFVIGMAHRGRLNVLANVLEKSYGYIFREFEGDAYDDSIFEGDVKYHLGYSSDIELRNCKKMHLSLASNPSHLEAVDPVVEGMVRAKIDKRYNGDNNKIVPILIHGDAAIASQGVVYEVIQMSLLKGYQTGGTIHLVINNQIGFTTNYLDGRSSIYCTDVAKVTHSPVFHVNADDVESVVFAVQMAMEYRQKFHTDVFIDLLGYRKYGHNEADDPRFTQPHLYKMIAKHPTPNDIYSKKLANNGEINGEAVAMIEKDFHDKLGDLLSKAKDKKVRPEISIFEQDWKGFRDATEADFENPPKTAVDHKTLLRIGEKIFTIPEDMKVLNKIEKIYNERKERILKADSYDWALGELLAYGTLVNENNQIRISGQDCERGTFAHRHAVLKSDEIEQIYVPLNHIQENKDLFRIYNSPLSEYGVLGFEFGYCVANPQGLTIWEAQFGDFVNGAQIIIDQFLISSEAKWKRMNGLVLFLPHGFEGQGPEHSSAKMERFLQACAYLNMQVVNCTTPANFFHVLRRQIAFPFRIPLICMTPKSLLRHPLCVSPVKDFTHGGFNSVIDDGNVDPDNVEKVLFCSGKIYYELFERQQQENRKDIAIIRLEQIYPFPKKRMQKIVDKYDSAKRFVWVQEEPENMGAWSFLRSNFTAVRLNRISRKAQATPATGFHRHHVKEQNKILDIAFEKVTQKSDKIFVAAV; from the coding sequence ATGGATAAATTCTCATATATCAATAATGCACACCCTGAATATATCGAAGGATTATACAAAGATTACAAAAATAATCCCGCTTCGGTAGATGAAAGTTGGCAGAAATTTTTTGAGGGATTTGAATTTGCTTCAGCCACCGAATCCAAGATCGCCGAAGCACCGGAATCGGTAAAAAAGGAAATTAAAGTTCTGCGCTTAATTCAAGATTATCGTAGCCGTGGCCATTTCTTTACCAAAACCAACCCTGTCCGGGACCGAAGACAGTACTATCCCACACTCGATCCACAAAATTTTGGCTTGGAAGAGTCCGACCTGGATACTGTTTTTGAGGCAGGGACTGAAATAGGCATTGGTCCGGCTAAATTGGGAGATATCATTCTACACCTGGAGCAAACGTATTGTACCTCAATTGGAGTCGAGTATAGGTTTATCCGCATTCCGGAAAAACAAAAATGGCTGCAAACCCGAATGGAATCTACCAAGAACACTCCCAATTTTTCTATCGAGGACAAAAAACACATCCTGCGTAAATTAACTCATGCTGTTCTTTTTGAAAATTTCTTACACACCAAATATCTTGGACAAAAACGATTCGCGCTCTCAGGTGGTGAATCCCTGATCCCGGGGCTTAATGCCATTTTTGAAAAAGGCTGTGAGCTTGGTGTGCAAGAATTTGTGATTGGAATGGCGCATCGAGGCAGGTTGAATGTGCTGGCGAATGTTTTAGAAAAATCCTATGGGTACATTTTTCGAGAGTTTGAAGGGGACGCCTACGACGATTCCATTTTTGAAGGCGATGTTAAATACCATTTGGGGTATTCCAGTGACATTGAGTTGAGGAATTGCAAAAAAATGCACTTGAGTTTGGCATCCAATCCATCTCACCTGGAAGCTGTCGACCCTGTAGTAGAGGGTATGGTTCGTGCAAAAATAGACAAACGTTACAATGGTGATAATAATAAGATTGTGCCGATATTGATCCATGGGGACGCCGCTATAGCATCCCAGGGAGTTGTTTATGAAGTCATTCAAATGTCCCTGTTAAAAGGATATCAAACAGGCGGAACGATCCACTTAGTCATTAACAACCAGATTGGATTTACAACCAATTATTTAGATGGTCGATCCAGTATTTATTGTACGGACGTAGCCAAGGTTACCCATTCACCTGTTTTTCATGTCAATGCGGATGATGTGGAATCGGTGGTTTTTGCGGTTCAAATGGCAATGGAATACCGGCAAAAATTTCACACCGATGTTTTCATTGATCTGCTTGGCTATCGAAAATACGGCCATAATGAAGCCGATGATCCTCGTTTTACTCAACCACATTTGTATAAAATGATTGCGAAGCATCCCACTCCGAATGATATTTATAGTAAGAAATTAGCTAATAATGGGGAAATCAATGGCGAAGCTGTCGCCATGATAGAAAAGGATTTTCACGATAAATTAGGCGATTTATTGTCGAAAGCGAAAGACAAGAAAGTTAGACCTGAGATTTCGATATTCGAACAAGATTGGAAAGGTTTTCGTGATGCAACTGAGGCTGATTTTGAAAATCCTCCCAAAACGGCTGTGGATCATAAAACACTGTTAAGGATAGGGGAAAAGATCTTCACGATTCCTGAGGATATGAAAGTACTCAATAAAATCGAAAAAATATACAATGAAAGAAAAGAAAGAATACTAAAAGCGGATAGTTATGATTGGGCATTGGGAGAACTACTTGCGTATGGGACCCTGGTAAACGAAAATAACCAAATTCGGATAAGCGGCCAGGATTGTGAAAGAGGGACTTTTGCACACCGCCATGCGGTTTTAAAAAGCGATGAAATCGAACAGATTTATGTGCCTTTGAACCATATTCAGGAAAATAAGGATCTTTTTAGAATTTACAATTCTCCGCTGTCGGAATATGGTGTTCTCGGTTTTGAGTTTGGTTATTGCGTGGCTAATCCGCAAGGTCTAACTATTTGGGAGGCCCAGTTTGGCGATTTTGTCAATGGAGCCCAGATTATTATCGATCAGTTTTTAATTTCGTCTGAAGCTAAATGGAAACGGATGAATGGGCTGGTTTTGTTTCTACCCCATGGATTTGAAGGACAAGGTCCTGAACATTCTTCAGCAAAGATGGAAAGATTTTTACAGGCTTGTGCGTATCTGAATATGCAAGTAGTAAACTGCACAACTCCGGCAAACTTTTTTCATGTATTGAGACGACAAATAGCTTTCCCGTTTCGCATTCCATTGATTTGTATGACTCCCAAGAGTTTGCTGCGCCATCCACTTTGTGTAAGTCCGGTAAAAGATTTCACCCATGGTGGTTTTAACTCGGTTATCGATGACGGAAACGTTGATCCCGACAATGTCGAAAAAGTACTCTTTTGCTCCGGTAAGATTTATTACGAACTGTTTGAGCGGCAACAGCAAGAAAACCGTAAAGATATCGCAATCATTCGTCTGGAGCAGATCTATCCTTTTCCAAAGAAAAGAATGCAAAAGATTGTAGATAAATATGATTCAGCAAAAAGATTTGTCTGGGTGCAGGAAGAGCCGGAAAATATGGGCGCCTGGTCATTCTTACGCAGCAACTTTACCGCAGTGCGTTTAAATCGGATATCCCGGAAAGCACAGGCTACTCCAGCAACCGGATTTCACCGGCACCATGTTAAAGAACAGAATAAAATCCTGGACATTGCATTTGAAAAAGTGACTCAAAAATCCGATAAAATTTTTGTAGCTGCAGTTTGA